A region of the Epinephelus fuscoguttatus linkage group LG22, E.fuscoguttatus.final_Chr_v1 genome:
GCCTTGACTGATGACTGTGATTGAAATCAGAAGAAAGCTActgagtttaaaataaatgtatttattttgtcctGGTCCTTATTTCAAATAGATTATAAAAAATGATTGATAATTATTGTTATCGATCAATATGAACCAGCTATATAGTCATATACTGAAAAGTATATGGCTGAAAAGCCATATCGCCCACGCCTAGAAGGAATCACCACTTatgaaatgtaaatacattACCTGAAGTTCATAGAGACTGTTGGTGTACTTCCCAAACTCCATCATGCCGCCAAAGACAAGTATTCGACTGCCGTCACAGACGAAGCCATGGGCAGCACAGCCAGGTGGGATGTCACCCCTCACGGCAGGCAGAAACCACTGCTTAGAGACTGGAGGGATGGGCACATGTCAGCTGTTGCATAAGGCAAAACATCTGGGTGGATGCTGcctttcagacattttatacaCCCTGTTTGGAAGCATCTTTTACAAGAAGAGCTTTCTTTGCAGGAGCACGACCTCAGACACCACTTCAGCTGCAGTAAAAATATAATGACCTTTATTGCACAATGCCCTCGTCAGCATAACATTGATACAGTATCTTGTACTGTACTGTGCGCGTTACATATTCAGTATATGTAAAACTACATTTAACTGTCACACTTTTTGTTACCAATCTGTAATTGTTACCAGTTAACGCAACAAATAACATGGCGTTCCCACCATGAGCTAACGGTAAGGCACGTAAACAATACGTTAACGAAACAACCATGTTACGTTGAATTTCGGAGGAAAAAAGGAACTAAAGCTAAATAGTCAGCTGAAGTTACACTGTCCAGTTCAAGTTAAGGGCTACTTTACCAACACCCATAACAACGAAATGATGCTAAAATGGTGGAGGGcctcttaaagggacattaAAAGGTCGCGGTAAAGggctggtttgtttttttcaacccCTGCGcctgctaaaaacattagccgCTAACCTGCTAGCTAGCgtccagctaacgttagctcaccAGTGTTGTAAACATGGAGGTCCTCCGCTATCCCTTCGTTTCCACCACCGAACACGACAATCAGCTCCCGTATTGCAGCTGCACGGTGTCCGTGTCTGGACCGCGGTATCACCCCTGAGACCGAATTAACTTTTCTCCATTGCGGCTCCTCGGTACCAGTAATCATTTTCCCGTGAGGGAGGCTGAAGTTTGGCGCTGTTGACGTTTCAAAGATGGAGGCGGGACTAAGGGCGTGGGCGGGGCTAATGAGGTATCCGGAAATTCAATCAGAGAGGCGGAAATACGACAGATGTCTCACTCTGACTTGTTTACCGAGTATGAAAAAACGCAGAAAACTATTTGCTGAATCTGCCAAATAACGCTGATGATCTCACCAGGGTCATCTCAGCTTGGACTTGGGAAATACACATTAGGGAAGACTGTGACGGCAGTCTTACAAAAGAGGGATATAAGTAGGAGAATGACCAATAGAGCCATGTTTTTCAGTTGCAAGATATCAAGGACACATCAGCTGTTGACATGACCTTTGAGCCCACATTGACAGACACACGATAAACAAGATAGTTCATAGTGCAGAGTTTGTTGAAACATATTTGTCTAACAGTCCATCTCAAACAGTGAGGACACCTCACTGTCAAAAATGGTTCCCTATGAATATGAATAGAGTTATAAACTTGCCTGGTAACTGATAATTCAGTTGCTTGTCGCGTAGTGGTAATGTCTGTCAGCTAAGGCCAGGTGCTTCATTGGATTGGTTTGCCCTCACAGGAGTTTGCAAATCGAAATTTTAGTCAGAACACACAGTAAGTCATTGTTGTTTGATTCGTCTTCTCAAACATAGACAATGTTTGGAAGTCCCTTCGCTTGTAAACTGACTGTCACTGAGCCTCTTCTCTTTCAAACCAGAACATCAAATCACCTGTATGAGGTATTTTTAGCTGGTGTATGAAGAATGTACaggtaaaaacataaaattaaaaaaaagggaggGTAATAAAGTACACAATGGCGTATTAATGATATTACTGTAAGCACTAGAAAAACAATCAGCTCATTCAGTTAATTAAATACAGTTTttgtattcatcattttatgtttatatttggtTGCCAGAGCAGAACATTGCACCTTTCTTCAGAAACTGATTCATATTATTTGCTTTAGCAACATCCTGCACTTTATCGAAGTGAAATCAACGATTGGGCAACAATTTTAAgttatcgtgtgtgtgtgtgtgtgtgtgtgtaagaacaGGAACCCCTCCCGGTGAGCAGGAAGAGGATGACGTCAGTTGTCAGTTGGCTCAGTGCTGTGTAGTCGGAATTACAatatttgtgtgcgtgtgtgtgtgtgtgtgtgtgtgtgggggggggggggggggggggtatgagtgagcgtgagtgtgtgtgtgcgtgcatgcgtgtgtgtgtgtgtgtgtgtgtgcgcgcgcgcgtctGCCTTAAATGCATGACTTCAGGTGTGTGCAGGTCTGAAAGAGAGTTTGGCGCGTGGCTTGTGCGTGAGAGCGACTGGTTTGAAGGAGGGGTTGTGTTTatagagactgtgtgtgtgtgtgtgtgtgtgtgtgtgtgtgtgtgtgtgtgtgtgtgtgtgtgtgtgtgtttacacagaCGGGAATACTGCGCCAAAGGAAGTGCGCCGGTTCTCCGTCTGCGCGTCCCGACTTCCTGCTCTGAGGCAGGAGAGAGAAAAGCTGCGGATCCGCtttcagacagcagcagcagcagcatggaaCCCCAACATAACACTTACACACCGCTATAAGACGCAAACACACTCATCACACACGGGCAGACGGGCAGAGGAGCAGCGGCCGTCCTCAGCAGGGTAGGTACAAGTTTAAGTTTCCTTCTACGGACAACTTTCAAGACCTACGTGTTCGTGCGTAACAGGGACACAGAAGCAGACTTTTAGGAGCTTGTTGTATTTGCGGAAACCTGATAAGGTTCAGATATTCATTGTCAGCtttaacacaacactgaaccCGCGCGTAAAGTAATAAACCTGTGCGTAAAAAGCGTTAAAGCTGTGCGTAAAAGGCGATAAAGCCAGTGCGTTCCCCGCTTTGGCACAGACACATGCGTAAAGTTGCCTCAGTTTAGTTTGGCTCCATTCAAAAATGAGAAAGAATGAAAAGAAGTTAGTGTACCGgcagctgtggaaaaaaaatcaaccgtGGCTCCTTTAAAAATCTAGTTGTAGACTTTCTGGTTTGTCTGGACCTCGCAGACTAATTGCCATGCGCTTCCGGATTGAAGCTGGCAGCAGACAACATCTTGAAAATGAGTCACTGGTGCAACACAAAGAACCATTTGAGTTCCAGCAgaacccccctccctccccatacactcacacacatacctCCAAAATGGATGGAGAATAATTTGCAGCTTTTTGGttcagtttgtttctgttggATTCAAAATCCTGAGTGTCAAAAGTACGCTGCAGTAAATATCTAACAGATTCACATTTGAGGAAGGAGAAATGTTTATTTGTGGGTCATGAAGAAATTGTTACCTTACACtcacaaagaaacagagagagaacaagaaGGAGTTCATATAGGCCGTAACACTGAGtcctgcttttattctgaaattccATAAAtcatttcctcctcctgcttagTTTCTTTCCAGTCTagatttgttaaaatgtcagaGGATGAACATAGATCAAACTGTCTGACATAGATGCGTTCCCCATAtggtgtggatgtgtgtgtgtgtgtgtgtgtgtgtgtgtgtgtgctgagatGCTGCTCTTTAAAAGACACCTTCTGCATCCGCCGAGTGTTAACAATAAGGACTTTATATAAATAGAGAAgcataggtgtgtgtgtgtgtgtgtgtgtgtgtgtgtgtgtgtgtgtgcactctgGGGGTTCCCAGTGACCGGACGTCCTACCTCCTGGAGAGGGAAGGCCTTTCTCCGAGAAGACGCCCCTGCTGAAGCTGAATGACAGGAAGTCCTGgtttagacagacagacagacaccactatacttcttccatcacttaacacacacacccatgcagGAAAAAGGAAGCGAGGATATGCGTTTGCGTGTGTGTTCCTGCCAATGGGTCATTGTTCGCACCACATGCACTTTCCCCTCTCCTCAGGCTGGTTTCCTGTcagaaggacagagagaaagacagagattaattctgtgttttcatgttaaATTAGTGGTTGATAATGAAGGTGTGTAGAGCAGCTATCACGTCTGGTGGCAGTGTTCATCCTCAGCTCCAACGTTTCTCCACTTCTCAGGCAGATGTGGTTGCCATGGGGATTTCTGATGCAACTGCAAAGTCTCTACTGTGATATTGTCATGGTTGCAAATTAAATCAGGTTATAATGAcgcatttgttgtttttctttcggCAGTAAGTAGTTTTGTATTTCCTGCTAATAAGGCACCTTGTAAATCAATTGCattgagagagagggagggacagcaaaggagacagagagacagacaggcagacgcTCAACAGACAGTCAGTGGTTTCCAGGTAAACATGTCAGTTAGACTCGTGCTTGTCTTGGCAGAAGGTCACTGACCACATCCTGCTTTATCACCATGGAAACACCCAAAAGCCAACCAATGTCTggccctctctctcactctcactttcCCTCATggtctgtcacacacacacttgaaaatTAGAATCTCTGTAAGTACGCAGGGCTAAATCTGACAAACCAAAAAGCTCCTTAATTGTTAGCAGGCAGATTATTTTTTCATCAAGAAAACACAACTTTACATTTACCTGTCCTTTagaaaccattttttttaaaaaaaaaaggtttattcaACCTTCACTACATCCCTCTGTCCAACATTTAAGTGGGCCAAGGAGGTGAAGTAAGGGCACGTGGACAAACACAACCCTGAGCATCAATGGCGGCTTCACTCACTCTTGTATTTACTACTGCCGCCATCCTGCTTTGGAAGGCAGCCAAGGTCCATGAGATAAAAGAGCCCACTAAGGTGTGAGATATAGATTTTGTTCCAGAGTCGCGCTCTTCAGAAACTCACGGCGAGGCTGACTGTCCAGTGGAACCTTTGGTGTTGTTtacatgtttgtgttgttgtctgTTTGTGGGTTCAGCGTCTGGGACAGGGAATTCCCAGCCAGAGAGGCGGTGTGGTGGTGGACATGGTCAGCACTGTTATGCTTGTGGTTTTTATTGGAGTTTGCATCAGAGGAAGGATTGCAGTACACATTTGTGTTGACATTAccaattcctcctcctcctccctgccctCCGCtcccctcctttctttctttccttcctttttaTGTCGTCTGTGGTTTCTGATTCCCTAAACAGTCTAAGAATGTGTGATATTATTTCAATGTCAGACATTTTAAGGGCATCAAGTCTAAGAGTAACCCAGTACCAAGAAGTATTGCTACTTCCAGTCAaatgatacctgcatttgatcctttttgtacccacatctagaaaaaataattatttatatggTTTTGCTTGCAGTCAATCACCACAGCTATTCTTTGATTGAATGCAATGTGTGATGGGCCCACTACCCCAGCGCCTaaaacccatacagtctgtgtggAGTGGAGTGTGGTGTGTTTGATGGCATTGACAGTTCAGTGTGTCAAGATGCTACCAAAATGTTCAAAGTATGGCAACACCTGTCGCATCTGCTGGCATTTTACTGAACTGAATGAAGTAGGATTAAAAGGTATCAGATGAATTactattggtattggtattacTTTACGAGTACTAGTATTAGTAGGGGAGCCCGGGGATGATTGTAACACTTTTTGTTTGAGCAAGTGTaactcagtgggtttttttgttacaGCTCTTAAATTTTTATACGTGGTGCCATATTTGTCTActataaataacacacactttgacCTCTACTACACCATCACAGATTATGGAAATTAATGTCAAACACAAAGAGGTATATTGTTACAACGTACCCCAGTACCGGGGTGAGTTGTAACACTAGCTGGGGATGGATGTAACAATTAAATTATTGTGCTTAAAAAAGATTCACAATAGGCTAAATGTATACAAGCACtttaatgaataataaagaagAAACGATAAACTTGTAAGActacaataattataatattaaaataaatagaaatgtataacataaatacaaaaaataagtacaataaaataaatgtaaatatataactAAAGAATAATGAAGtattaacctgtgtgtgtgtgtgtgtgtgtgtgtgtgtgtgtgtgtgtgtgtgtgtgtgtgtgtgtgcgtgtgtgcatgtgcgcgCGCATTGTAGCCTGAATGAGGTTGAGGTTTGAACAGCATTTTAACAGTTGAACAAGAAACATTTTGGAAGAGTTACAACCCTCCCCATGCGTAGCAGCCATGAAAGAGCTAACCgtttttagcatttagcttcaaaGCTTGCACTAATTaaacacatcaaattaaactagAGAAAGTACTACTTGAACCTATGTAAGTGAAACAATTGTACATACAACACAATGGACACTATTCAAAAAACagctgtgatgaaaatgtttggtttctcacctgaaaaactgttttttggctCTAGAACAGACAAATTTGGACTCAGAGACATGCTGCTTCACCAGTGAGCTCCAATTGTAAATGGGCActatgctgatgatgtcaccacagcTCGTTTCTAATTGGCCAAACTGAGAGTGTTACAACTATCCCTTTGTTACAACtatccccggtctcccctactaATGTTTTAACCTTTTTGAAAGATACCTCAGCCCTACTGCATTGGTTCTATATTCTTCTGTAACAAATTTTCCTTGACTGGTTTTATGAACGCAACTGAAAGTTATGACCTTTCACAGTAAAATTTAGTGCTGCActaattagggatgcacgatagtggattttttgctgatatctgatatgctgatatataacaactcatttgacttaTAACCAATaccgatatcgatatatccacttttttccccacctaacaTTAGTgctcatcaagtctcttctgtagtggaattaacatcatattatgcatgaatACTCTTATTATGATTGCCCACCATCAGATAAGGACAttaaatacttttcaatgtatgtaatatacattcactgtgcaaaataagaaaaagcatgttggtcgattacaatatttcattttaaagacaatatcggcagatacctatgatgtgctgatattatcatgTACCCCCAACATCAATGAAAATTTTTATAACAGTGGATTTAAGAACATGCGCACTGTGAAAGGTGTTACTCAAACTAACCAGTTTGCAGATAATTATGGCCTAACTGCAGTTTAACTCAGCTGACAgagcattttagcatgtatTAACTCAATGTTATtgtcgtttttttgttttgttttttactgtccCCAACGTAATTAGTTTGGTTGAGTCTCAATGCTCTCATTAAATCAGTTTATAGCAGCTACTTTCAACAAAAATACTCAGATAACCCCAACATAAATGGGCAATTCACCGCTTACAGAATTGCCACAGGTGATATATAataaggtgataatatgtcacTGTTGCATTCGCAACTCATTCCACTGCtgccaagtggccaaaaaaatctgtcaatGCTGTTTTATCGCTTTCTGTCCTTCAAATGCAGACCACATTTCCCATCAGTACCAGTACTTTCTGATCTCCTTTGTTGGGGATAAACATGCTGGAATGGATTTCCCCCTTTCTTCCACCATCTGCACTTACCAGAAAGTCATTAGCTCCATTTACTCTTGAACAACATGGCCCTATTCCTGATTTGTGCTGTAAAGCAATCCATCTcatttggaattttttttttaaaaaatctagtGACTTCTTGATAGTACAACGGAATACGTGGTGGCTGAAATTATTCAATAAATCTTGATTCTCCTCTGCAGATTGCCTGTGTCTCTGGTGTCATCCTGTCATGGAGAGTTCCATCACACTCTGGCagttcctgctgcagctgctgctcgaCCAAAGCCACAAACATCTCATCTGCTGGACGTCCAACGATGGCGAGTTCAAGCTGCTTAAGTCAGAAGATGTGGCCAAGCTATGGGGGCTGCGCAAGAACAAGACCAACATGAACTATGACAAGCTGAGCAGAGCCCTGCGCTACTACTATGACAAGGTATGCAACAAATACAATGTTAAACCCTCTCAGAGATTTAATAATGTTTTATGTCCTTAGGGCCATAAAACTCAATTGAATTTGacaaatgttgataaaatatttctatttttctcTGCAGAACATCATCAAGAAGGTGATCGGCCAGAAGTTTGTCTACAAGTTTGTGTCATTCCCTGAGATTCTGAAGATGGACCCTGCGGTGGTGGAGTCGGGCCGCGGCGGTGAGGAAAGCGGGGGTATGACATCAGAGCCTGAGGCTGAAGATGAGGAGGGGGGTGGGAGAAACCAGTACCTCCACTCTGGCCTGTACTCCTCCTTCACCGTCAGCTCTCTGCAGCACTCATTAGAGCCACACCGGCAGATCAAGACGGAGCCCAGATCCGAACGCCACGGCGACAGCTCCTCTGTCATCCGATTCGTCACAAACCGTGGCCattcctccctcccctccacccCACCCCCATCTTCGACTGAGGCCTCCCATACCTCCAGACCGTCTCCTCGGCAGGCCCGCTCTTCCTCTTGCTCCTCCTCACCGCCACAAAGCCCCACCCACACACGATGGAGGGGGCGGAGTCAGAGCACAGAGACTAATGAGTTAGAGCAGAACGCTCAACCTCTAAACCTGTCATCTGGTcatagggagagagagaggtcaAAGGGCATGACAATGCCAGAGCGGAGGGGATTGGCTAATAGCGGgcctttaaaaaacagaaaacccaAAGGCTTGGAAATCTccgcctcctctctcctcctcacagGAAGTGACCTTGTCTCCATTGCTCTCAATAGCCCGGCGCTGCCCTCAGGCTCCCTGACTCCTTTCGTCACCACACAGGTACAACATGACACATAAAGCACATATTAACAACACAGCATGCACACATagtcatacatacataaatacaggtGGCTTtggaagaaaagagaagaagaaaaagaccgAGAAGGACGATACATTTTGGGGATGAGGAGAGTTAAGCTTGTAGACAGGGAGGAGATGGAAAGAGGTGAGCGGAAAGAGGGGAGGAggcgagggagggaggaggtTCATAAGTGAAGCCATATGTTCCTGAAGCTCCTGATTCACTGGCAACAACACACTGACCAAACCAGGACAGTCTGACTACATCCAGGCATTCAGCCGACGCTTTCATCCAGATTGAGCAATGATAGGCTGCTGAGTGTACAGTACATATgaagatagaaaaaaaatgtatcctgAAGCGTACTCATCACTGAACACTTTGTATGATAAAGTGTTTGAAAGGCACACCTGAGCTGTTGTTATCAACAACCCCTTATCCACTTTGCCCTGACAGATGTGGTCCTGTTTTAAGTTCCTCCCTTAAAAAGTCCCTGCAGCTGTCCCTGTCGTTTACCAGAACCACTTTATGGTGGTTGATAGTGTTTGGTGGCCTAAACTGTTATCTTGCAAATGACGCAGTGAGCCCGATCTGACTGGTaaatcagcaaaaaaaagacataaaaaaacagacaatagCACAGCATAGGCTGGTCCAAAGGAAGTAGCTTAAGGCTCAGATGCCTGTTTTAGATCAGCAAAAGAGAGAGTGGTCAGACAAAGGAAATTTGAGGTACAAAAATGACTGGACTAAAAAGTGGACTTGCAATAAGATATAGCCGAAGCACAGCCCTGTATCTTTTCAAGGGTAAGAGTTTGAGTCAGCCacgaaaaacagattttttaaaaaagttgttTGCTTACTTTACGGCTTTATTATAAAGCCGATAGTAGAGatatgacaggaaatgaggggcAGAAAGAGACGGGGTATTATATGCAATAAAAGTCATGGTCAGCACCTTAATTCCCAATGTTACAGCATTGCTAGAAGAAAAATTGAAAGTGCATTTATAAAAAATCTGCACTTCTCTTTGTGGTAacaatgtaaacacacaaacactaaagATACTGTTGTTCCTGGACCTTTGAGATGTATTGTGATTAggactttgattctctgccaaATCCTGACTGACCCCAACCCAACCTGCCGGGTTTTTGCCAGGCCTGGCTGTAATTTTGCAAAAATTCCCCCAGGCTTGAATTGGGTTAAGTTTGCACTAATTTCcctatttctatatgaattaacaaGTGCttatgtttcactttcacttgaGAGAACACTCCCGTGTTCGGAGTGACTATTTACGAACGCACACTGTGTTACCACACCGAAAAGACTTTAGTTGAccttgtaattattttttttaacagtggaAGTTTGAGTTTTTAATCAGGATTGAGCCTAGaactgctgcagtggtttgggCTCATGTCGGGCTTGGACAGATACTATGGGGTTTAATGTAGGGTCAGACCTGATTTTTTTTGGGCCCAGTCAAAGCTCTCGTGATGAAACAGTCTTATGTTCCCATGACAGACCCAGACAGAAAACCAAACTGGCCTTAGTTAAATatgaagagacagaagaaaGACGAGACAGAAGAAAATACATGTCATGAATTCTGTATGAGTGGAGCTTCCTGACCTGCATGTAGTCAGTCTGCCAAGTCAGACTGTCTGGGAGACGCGAGTTTACTGGAGGGCAGACTTGCATTTGAGCTCTGGGTGAGACTGAATGACAACTCCGCCACAGACTATGAACAGCTCTCTGGACTTgttgccagaataaacagcagcatTTCCATCATGGTGTATTTATCCTACATTTCATTCTGGGTTTTTGTACATGTAGACTCCGTCTGGTCTGCTGCTCACTCCCAGTCCTCTACTCTCCAATATCCATTTCTGGTCCAACCTGAGTCCAGTGGGACCCCTCAGTCCTGCACAACTGCAGAGCCATGCCCCGCTTTTTCAGgtaatacacaaacacacacgctcagACACATTTGGTATTGCTGTATATGTGAGAAACTCAGTGAAAGCATGTTGTCCTAATGCACAACTGGCCAGTCGTTGCGTAAAGTGGGCATGATTGTTGGACAGGGGCGTAAATATGCCTGCActggcagtgtggttgcactaGGACCCGTGGGGTGAAGGAGTAATAAAAGAAGAATGTTACTGATACACATTCTTCCTCTTACAAATGAAAAGCAGAATTCATAAGCAAAAACACCTTGCTTAATTTCATATAGTCAGGAGTTTTACTGCTACAAGCTTACTTGGAATGGTATGACTACTAGCTTATGGCGACTAACATCAGCAAATTGTAGATAGATTTTGATGCAATGTCAGTGAGTCAGTttgctaaccctaaccctaacttgGTTCTTCTACGTGTTGGAATGCATCATAGCTCATGCACAAACAATGTAATCACACACACCATTAATACTCCAGCTTTGTCTCTGTAAtgctgtaaacatttttatgGATAATTACGTAACCTTTGTTTCAGAAATAAGCTCAGTTGTGACTGTCtcatataaaaaaagacaaacaaacctTCATTTGCTATATCAGCCTTTTAGAGAAAACACTGGCTTAACTCTGGTGGTGATGGATACGAAATCTTTGTCTTCCTGTAAACTATCTCTATTTACGGCAAATCCCTCCCTCGTAACTACAGGATCTTTACGGTCATGTCACACAGCAGATTTACCtcagcagttgtttttacacttttgtgtgtgtgttggtgtatgTGTGATACAGCGGGTGCCAGGGTTTCAAAATAAGCCACAGATGTTTCCTTTCTGGTGTGGACAAGAAGAGGGGGCAACTTCCTGTTGGCGAGGGGGAGCGAGAGAGGGCTGGTTGGTCAGGAGCCCCTCCCACCTATGTCAACtctctgacacaaacacacacacacctccaaaaaacatttaatgtcTGGCAATTTAGTCCTCACAAGGGGGGTTGGTCCCCACAACGTTGGTGCATTACCAGGTTCCTCACAGTGTAATATAAGCAAGAACACACTCTCCTGTACTACAGCAGCAGTCAGACTTAAGAGCtgcagaaaacagagaaatcaTATGACGTCACAAAGGCTGTTCACAACATTCAAACAGCTCAGACGGAACAGTAATTTTCATCATCTAATTGCGCAAATCATTCTGTGAAACCAATGACTAACCTTAACATTACTGTTAGCATTATGTGACATCATTTGCGCAATATTGGTAGCAAACAATGTAATATATCTTAAGTTTAAATGACTCTACAGTTTTAATCAGCTTAAAGTTACAATGACCTAAGTCATTTAACTTTAATAAATATCTTTAAAGACCCTATAGTTGGATTTGAACATTTCTGACTTTAGCAACTCCTAGTGGAGTCAGTCTAATTTTTCTACAACAATCACCTCACGCCACCAGAATAAATCAAAAGATTCTACAATCACATAATTTATTCTTTACATAGAGTCTTGACCCTAAATACCAGAGGTTTTTCATGTCCTTAAAATTCCATTACTTATTTAATGAATACGTCATATCTCACCAGTCACCTCCATcgcctttgttttgtttttttcttgggtGCAAAAGAGttgttttgaatgaaaaatcagatctcatcttgttttatcttgtggctaaagaagaagagagagttcagccaaaaagaaataaaagtatAACTTGTGACATATTTATAGCATATTGTTTATGCtctgagtttttttaaattaagaacTGACTTCCTTAGAAGAATTCACCATATTCTTTCTACAAAGAAAGAATGAAATGCACTCTTTATGACAGCCTGAAGTATTATTAGTTATTGCATGTTTTACCTGAGTATCTTACTGGTTTTACCTACTCAAATGCTACAAGAGGGAATATTAGTTATTGGGTCCACTTTTCCAGAAAATAAACCCTGGCTTCTGTTCACATGATTCTGACACTGAAACATTCCAGGTTTCTATGACTAAACTATGAATGCGATTACATACACATTAATAACCCATTTATGGGGCTCATCTTGGTTATGATCATATTTCGGATGTGGTATTTACACAGGGACAAAGAATCTGGGTTATTCTGATTTCATGTATACACCTCGGTTTATTTTGGAGAACTCCAGCTAGTATATTTGGGTTCCTCATAAATGGAATATAGTGTTTattaacataaacataaacaggaTACTCCAAAAACCCAGTCATTAGCAGGTTATCAGTATCCATTTCAACGCAGTCAATATGTCAATGGGCGTTCCCCTCTTCTAATTCTAACTGTCCCCCTGCAGTTCCCCTCACTGCTGAATGGACACATCCCTGTACCTTTACCCAGCGTGGAcgcttcctctcctctgctgctctcctccagctcccaCAAGTCCTGATGCCAGCCAGAACACCAAGAGCAAATCGGGCCAACTTGGGCTGAATTGGGCCAGATAAGCACATATCGGGACCAAGCCAAACAGCTCTAAACTCTGACGATGAACCACACAGGAGTCAAACTTCCTCTGAGTCCAAATACATTTTGATCCAAAGCCTGTTGCTTTGCATTTATTAAATGAAGAAACAGGAGCTTCACTCTGAAGCTTTGCTCTCTGAGAAGAGCATCTGCGTTAgacatttctttgtgtttactaCAGTTCGA
Encoded here:
- the elk3 gene encoding ETS domain-containing protein Elk-3, whose amino-acid sequence is MESSITLWQFLLQLLLDQSHKHLICWTSNDGEFKLLKSEDVAKLWGLRKNKTNMNYDKLSRALRYYYDKNIIKKVIGQKFVYKFVSFPEILKMDPAVVESGRGGEESGGMTSEPEAEDEEGGGRNQYLHSGLYSSFTVSSLQHSLEPHRQIKTEPRSERHGDSSSVIRFVTNRGHSSLPSTPPPSSTEASHTSRPSPRQARSSSCSSSPPQSPTHTRWRGRSQSTETNELEQNAQPLNLSSGHRERERSKGMTMPERRGLANSGPLKNRKPKGLEISASSLLLTGSDLVSIALNSPALPSGSLTPFVTTQTPSGLLLTPSPLLSNIHFWSNLSPVGPLSPAQLQSHAPLFQFPSLLNGHIPVPLPSVDASSPLLLSSSSHKS